The sequence below is a genomic window from Brettanomyces bruxellensis chromosome 9, complete sequence.
ACATTCACAACTTCCACTCCATTACTCTCAAGCCACTTCTCTGCACCAACAAACGTCTCGTTTTCTCCAAGAACAATTCTTGGAATCTTGAACAACAACGCTGCACCACTGCACATAGAGCATGGAGACAAAGTGGTGTAAAGCTGTATCAAATATGGTTCTGTGGTTAGTACACACAGTTCAAAAGCATGACTTCAACAAAAATGCTTCATGTTGTTCTTCCGCATCTCTTAATATACTTACCGTGCATTTCTTGTAAACAGAAGCAGGCAATCTTCCGGCATTCTCAAAACATGATGTTTCACCATGAAGAGTGGCAGATGACTTCTGAACACGCATATTGTGGCCACGACCAATCACCTTTCCCTCCTCGGTAAGCAGACATGCTCCAATAGGGACACCTCCTTCCTCGAAtcctaaaaaaaagccaaatcGGCAAGCTTAATGTTAGTAATGCTGTTTTATTTTGGGGCACAAGTTAAATATTTGGCACTTAAACACTTCACAGCCTACCCTTTTTGGCCTCCTCGAAGGCAACCTGCATTCCTAATTTGTCATCAAATGTCATAATTTCGATTCTGTAGTCCTAAATATGTGTGATTTGTATATTCAGCCAGATGCTTTTCAAAGTATGGGTGCCGAAAGATAGCAGAAAGGtgaaatttaaatttttatcaCCGTTGAATTTTCACCTCGCtccttatcttttttcgATTTACCTGCTGCACTTTCCAAGATGGGCGGTAGGTCACGTGACCGCTAATTCGAGGGACTTTACCTATTCATGTACTAGTTTAAGCGTATGTATGATTAACTAATAGGAGAATAAATTGTTTAGCTAATGCGATTCCGGAAAGTTCTTGAAAATGTGTAATTTTGCCAATATATAGTTGGCTAATTGAGTTCATTGCATTGTGACAGCTTTTTATGCTGTGGATGATGGTTGTTAAATGTTGCAATGTTGGCTATAAAATTGTTATTTCAGCTATTTACTTTACATACATTTTAATCATTGTCGTTTAAACTATTTCCGTCAATTTATTTACCTTCGTTAAATTGTTAATTCCCAATTGTCATTAAATTATTCGGCAGAGAAGGTGGTTTTTATTTCAATCTTTAGATAATGCTCACCTTCTCAAATTTTGTGAATTTTTGATGCATGACTTTCGCACGATTAATATATGCATTAACACACACAAATTGTggatattattttatttgttaatCAACGACATCAAGCCTTCGATGGGTATAGCTCCAACTTTTGGTTAAAATGGTATTATTACTTACATTACCTGCATAACTTGTTCTGCTATAAATGCAGTCTGACCGACTTGCATCAAAAACATAgcacatccgtacaccaaACAAGAGGATTATCCGATCCAGCCACCCCTTTGGATTATGTGCGGCACGAATGACGAGCTcgaaaaagtaaaaaaaaaacagatGTGAATTGGAATAGGAATAATAATTTAAACCTGTTCGCACGAGTTTCAGTTTGAGatgagttgaagaagaggaaacaaatatatataaacgAAGGGAGAATATTCCAGAGAAAGGCCACAGGTTGATATTATAGAATTGACCGGCTTTTTGGTGGATAAAACATTTACTTAGAGAATATCTGCGTTGTTGCACAATTGGAATTAGCAGTGCAAGAATTTAGCATACCGCAATTAGACCAATTACTACATTTGACACACGGCTAGAAAGACAAGAGGCAGTACAGGCCGAGAGCAGAGCAGGCAGTGTTGATAAATTTACAACCTATAGACATGACATCGAAATTTTTGGGTGTTTATACAGCCTTGTATGACTATGATGCCCAAACGGAGGAGGAACTAAGCATTAAGCAGGATGATATCCTTTATTTACTGGAGAAATCGGAGACGGACGACTGGTGGAAGGTGAAAAAGCGTGTTTTGGATGCGGATGTGGCCGAGCCGGTTGGTTTGGTCCCTTCTACGTACATCGAGCCAACAAAAGTCCAGTCTAAAGCAACTGCAATGTATGATTACGACAAGCAGACAGATGAGgagctttcttttaaagAAGGGACCCTTTTTGATGTTTACGACACATCGGATGGCAACTGGACGTTGGTTGGGACAAGTGGGGGTGCGGAGTTTGGATTTGTTCCTGCCAATTATATTGAAATTGGTGATTCGGGGGCTGCAAGTGGAGAGATGCAGAATTTGAACGTTTATGGGTCGACGTCGGCATTAGGGAAGTTTCCAAAGCCACCTCAAAGAGTAGAGAGAGATGAAGCAGGCAGTGAGGAAGGAAGTGAAGGAGTTGGAAGAAATGAGGAAGGAAGTGAAGGAGTTGGAAGAAATgaggaaagaaatgaaGAGAGTGAAGGAAATCgaagaaatgaagaaagtaaaagagATCAGAGgaatcaaagaaatgaagGAGATGAAAGAGATCAGAGagatcaaagaaatacagaaaCAGCAAGTGCTGCGGAGAGCGAGGATGAGGCACCGGCAATGCCACGGAGACCGCAGAATGGGCGCGGTGTGGCAGGCGGCGAGAGTCAGCCACcagaggaggaggaggcCCCTCAAATGCCGCGGAGGCCCGACTCGTCGCCCTCGGAGGAATTCTACAAGGACGAGTTTTTCACGTGGAAGGTGTACGAGATCGAGGGCAAGAAAAAACGCGAGGCGGTGCTCGAGATAGGCGACTCGCAGGTGTTTATTACGCCGGAGGGCTCGTCGAGCCCCCGCAGCTGGACGGTCCGCGATTTGACAAACTACAACAACGAGAAAAAACAcgtttttcttgatttcaaGAACCCCGCAGCCTCGTACGAATTGCACGCGGGCAGCAAAGACGCGGCAAATGCCATTGTGTCGATTTTGGCCGACATGAAGGGCCTAACGTCAATGTCGGCGCTGAAGGACATCGAGGAGGCATCGAAGCCGTCGCACCGGCCGCAGGGGAAAATCCTGTACGATTTTTCGGCGGCGTCGCCCGATGAGTTAACGTGCTACGAGGGCGACTTGGTGTACATTGTGAATGACCGGAAGTCCAAGGAGTGGTGGATGGTGGAGAATATTGCCACGGGGAAAAAGGGAGTTGTTCCCTCGAACTATATTAAGGTCGTGGGAGGCGAAGAGGCGGGCGGGGGATCGTGGAGGAAGCTGTTCGGGCGAAAGGGGAAATCCGCGACGTCGGGTTCGTCGCAGGGCCCGAGAAAGAACCGAAAAAATTCCGCGCGGGGCGAGGAGGCGTCCGCGGCCGCGGCCGCTGCAGCGCAGGAGAACGCCGCCCAGGAGAAGGCTGTGCAGGCGCGAGAGGCGCGTCTGGAGCGCGAGCGCCAGGAGTTGGCGCGTGAGAGGCGGCGCCAGGACCGCCGTGCCCGCGAGTTGAAGACGTACGAGGAGCGGCAGCGCGTGCGGTTGGCGGACGAACGGGAGCGTGAGCGCGCAAAGCGCCCGCACCACGGCAAGCGCGACCTGTCGAAACCAAACCCGCACAGGGTGCGCACCTGGATCGACCGCACCGGCGCTTTCAAAGTCGAGGCCGAATTTCTTGGTGTTCAGGATGGAAAGATCCACTTACACAAGATAAATGGTGTCAAGATTGCCGTTGCCGCCCAGAAATTGTCCGTTGAGGATTTGGAGTATGTTGAACGGCTTATGGGAGTTTCTTTGGATCGGTATAAGGTGGAAAACAAGAAAGACCGCAAGGACAAGAAGgacaagaaggaaaaggaggagaaagaggTTACAGGCGGTGCAGAAAGTGCAGGCAAGAAACATCCAAAGGATCAACCGGACAAAGAGTCGCCTGTCAGTGAGAAATCTTACGAGTACTGgttcaacttctttttgGCATGTGGAGTAGATGCGAATATGTGCGAGCAGTATTCGCGGACGTTTGCACGCGAGCAGATGGATGATTCTGTGCTTGAGGATATCACACAGCCTCTTCTGCGCACTCTCGGGTTAAAGGAAGGGGACGTTTTGAAGGTCATGAGGCACTTGGACGACAAATTCGATCGGAGAAAGAGCCAGCAGCATTCCGGCGGTTCGCAAGCCGGAGGAACGCAGGCCGGCGGGTTGTTCAGCGGTTCCGACGGCAGCTTGAAGGACAATTCTGGCAACCCCGAGGGTAAGTCCGAAGGCAGGCCGCAAGATTCCGAAAAGCCAAAAACTTCAGGAAGCAAGTTTGAGGACGAGGCATGGGCCATAAGGCCGGCATCGCGTGCCGGCGGAGAGGAGGAGAAGCCGGCGGCCCAGCCGCAGGCCCAGTTGACGGGCTCGATCCAGGACTTGCTAGATCTCAAGCCGATGGAACCTACCAAGAAGCCGCAGGCCCAGCCAGCGGAACAACCAAGCGTTCCTGCGGCAACTCCTGTGCCCGTCAGGCCCGTCACTACGACAAACGCTGCACCGGTGCAGCCTGTTGCCGCCCAGCCGACTGCGTCCTCTGTTCGAGTCCCGCTCTCGGCAATGCCGACTGGTTTTGTGCCAATATCGATGATTCCTGCCTTGACTGGTCAGCAGACCGGTTTTTTGCCCGTTACAACTTTTGGCCAACAGCCAACTGGtgttcttcctcttccGCAGACCACGTTTGGACAGCCACCAGCCACATTGGTGAAGCTCCAGCCGACGGGTGTTACGATTCAGAAAACTGGGCCAATGCAGACAGGATTTCAGTCTATGCCAACAGGATTTCAGTCTATGCCAACAGGATTTCAACCTATACAAACAGGAATTCAGCCTATGCAAACTCAACCAATACAAACGGGATTTCAGCCTATGCAAACAGGATTCCAACCAATGCAGACTCAACCAATGCAAACAGGATTCCAACCAATTCAAGCTCAGCCTATGCAAACAGGATTTCAACCAATGCAAACTCAGCCTATGCAGATGCCTCAGACTTCATTCCAGCAACCCCAAACTTCATTTCAGCAACCGCAAACCTCATTTGGTGTTAACCAGCTCACTGGAATGATGGCAAGCACATCTTTAGCATCTCAACAAGCCCAGCAGTCAAATCAGCCTCTTATGGCCCAACCTACAGGTCTAGGTTTTGGAAATGGCCCCCAACTGCCTGCTCAGAAAACTGGTAGACAGGCAAATCTTGCAAATGCCACTCCAGACAATCCGTTTGGATTCTAACCAATGAATTAATGGTAAACAGCAGGTGTGCTGTCTGAATATAGATCGGTGTCAGTGTATTAATTATGTATCTTGCCTGAAATAGAGAATTACGAGTATTTCGTGGTGGATAAGCTTGTAAAGAAGCAGCATATACAATTTGTTCTAAGACAAAATGTCGGTGTATATACACAGCTTGAATATTACCGCGTCCTAGATGAACAAGTGGATGTGGTAATCCTAATAAATAATCCAGACAAGTGCCAGCCAGACTGTTCTAATACTAGTCGTACTATTTGTTAAAACTGTACAAAAAACAGCCAGGTAGAGATGCACAGTGAGAAGTATTTAAAGAAGACAGTATTGCGTGTAGTTCCTCAAGCATATGCAGTTGATAAAATTCGATGTTATGAATTGATCTCCTTTAAGAACGTTTATTTGCTGTTTGCAATCATAACATTGCAGTGCTAGTTATTTTATCTTAGGTGGCAAGGTGAATCAAGTGAGGATATGTAAGAATCGTTCTCTTACTATGACTAAAGCCATGTTGAGCTGGAAAAGATATGCTTGCTTTTATGTATAGTAATATGATAGTGTACCAAATTTTCACTATATGAGGTACGGAAAGAGATTATGGAACAGACtaaattaaaaagcaaaCTTATTTATATGGCAATTACAATCTAGGGGAAATGCAGACTATGGCAGGGATTAGATAAGTATATCAGTTAGGAAGAATAACTGAAATAGGAAAATTAGGAATGCACTAACAAGCATGCAGTTTATGTAGGATGCGTACACCGATTAGAGTATATGCAAAGGACCTAGTACAAAGTGTAGAGAATCACGACTGAATCCTGCTTTGATGAAGTCTTAAGAATGATACTAAGTTTCAATTTTTAATGTATCCAATATCACGAAATAATCTGCCAATTAATGCATTAAAATGATGTGGTCAAATAGTTCATTGTTATGCAATTAATATTCATGTAATATTTTGGTTAATTGGTTCAAGTATGACGCCGATTACTTCATGAAGTTTCTCGTAAACTAATATATTGAGCATTTTGAATGTCagagaaatgaaaagtatAGAAGTAAAGAACTACACAATAGATTAAATAAAAGGGGGAAATTCGCATGCTTAAATACAtttaatccttatgagtctttcttttcattaacAAGGCAGGGGCAGTACATATAGACGCGACGGTGGACGAAACTATTACGAGTTGACTAATAGTGAATGAATAGTGAATGAATAGTTAATGAATAGTCAATTAATAGTGAATGAATAGTGAATAAATCAATGAACAGTCAATCGGCGGACAATCAGTATATTTAATAAATCCAATTTAGCACACAATATACGACTTTACACAGTGTGGAAGTGAACAGAGTAAAAAACAAGTGTCCTCGTTTTAACCTCACCAATCGTACTATCAATAACACAAAACTATAGCAATacaagaaacaaaaagcaaatcaCCATCAAACTCaagcaaaagcaagaatGAGATCAGAAATGGGATCACGAAGGAATTCAAGATGGAGGTCAAGATTAGGATCTATATCCAAATCAAATCAAATCAAGATCCATATACAGAACAAGATCCAAAACAAGATCTATATCCATATCCATATCCAGAACAAAATCTAAATCAAGATCCAAATCCTAATCCAAATCCAAATCCAAATCCAAATACAAATCaaatcaaatcaaaaacaaaacaaaccCATATCACGACTCAAAACATACTGTAAACGTTCTAGTCCATCACCACTCCTCATTTCTTCTTACGTCCTTCCCAATTTCTCactgcttcttctccaaCCCCATCTTGGCCAATGCCGGGTCGGTCGTCGCGTCGgcctcctccttctcaGCCTCCGCCCCCTCGGCCTCCTTGTGCTCATCCTGAGCCGCCACGGCCGCTGCAGCTGTCGCCTCCGCGACCTCGTCCATCGTCCGCGTGTCGGACTTCCGGGACCTCTTTCTCGGAGGTTCTTCTGCCGGCACACCGCGAATTCCCTCGGCTACATTGCCCGCATCGTCGTAGAGACGGTCAGGGAGCGACCCGTAGAGCCAGAAAAGCCCCTTGCCCCTGCTTTTCCGGTATATATCGAGGTCGCGGACCACCTCGGCGGGTTTTTTCATCGGGAACCGCTTCAGCTCGCCCTCGATGAACTCAACCACCTTCTTCCTCCGTTGGGCACTCTTGGCGATCCGGCCGCGCCTCCACTTCGTGCCAAAATGCAACTCGAGGAATTTTAAAGGCCTCTGGCCCCGGTATCCCTCCGTCCACTCATCCCAGAGATCATAAACGTTCTTCGCACGTGGATTGAGGTCGATCTCCGGCACGGAGCCGCTGCCCGACGACAGCCGCCTTGGGTTCAAGTCCTGGTACTGTGTGAGCGAGTTTCCGGCTGCCAACGACTCCGCAGCCTTCACCAACCCGTTCTGTGCCTGCTGGGCCACCTCTAGAAGCATCAACCGGCCATCTATGTCCTTGTCCGCGATGCCCTTGGGGCCCACCTCGCCCGTCCCGTTCACAAGCGATGCCGAAAGACTGGCTATCGTGCCTGCCTTCACCCTCAAGTCCTCCATTGTCGCTGCTATGCTGTCAAAAGAGCTCGAAATCGAGTCCGTGATCTCCTTGAGCTGCGCGAGGAAGAACTCCTCTTGTGTTGTCGACTCCTTGTTGTCGCTGCTgtcctctttttccatctcGTTGTCTGCATTTTCGCCTGcctgctgttgctgctgctgttgtgTTGCTGCTGCAACTGCTGATGCAACTTCTTCCGTGCTCACTTCAGTCACTGCCTTCTCCTCCTCGTCCCTGTTCGCCTTGCCCTGCTCTTTGTTCTCTGCCTCAAACTGGTTCGTGCTCATTTCTGTTTCTCCCGTTGCTTTTCACTACTTTGTGTTCGTCGGGTCGATTTTCTCTGtctagaaaaaaaatactttcctccttttcctGATGCTACCTGATCTGTCTGTCTGTCTCCTCTTTCTctaaaaaatgaaagaatggATGCAATCTGACCAATCAAAACAAATCCACCtaggaaaagaaactgtgcagaaaagggaaaaggaaaaaggaaaatgggATCCTGcatttatttgtatttgcATACCCATGCACACGTACTTGATTTTTTACTccttatatatatttctttttttcgaCTCCCTGTTTGCACTGCCGAAAGacaaaaaacaaaacaaaaaaaaactctCGGTTTTGCGACCCTTTCAATCGACTGTATTGGTCGGAAATTCGCGAGcacaagaaagaaaaattttgcGACGAACGACGGGGCTATCGACCAATGAGCGTCCAGCATTAGCTTGCGACGCCGTGACTTCAATTTCCGACTCGCTGTTTTCCATTCcatttcatttaatttatatttttgaacttttcgATCAAGCTGCTTTAAACGGGGTAAACCAGAGTTAGAGACATAGTGCTAATGCTTTACATTTTTCTACCAAATTTTTGCCATTTTAAGAATCCtgctatttttattatgttggtcttcttgttctttcttgctCACAATTCTTGGTGGTCCTCGAATAACTCGATCCTGTACTTGGCCTGCACTAAATCCCACCACTGTGAATTTGCGTCATATTCGTTAAAGCCGCACTAAGCAGCACCACACGGCAAAACAATagagaaaaaatggaaatataaaaaaataaaaaataaa
It includes:
- the FCA1 gene encoding Cytosine deaminase — its product is MTFDDKLGMQVAFEEAKKGFEEGGVPIGACLLTEEGKVIGRGHNMRVQKSSATLHGETSCFENAGRLPASVYKKCTLYTTLSPCSMCSGAALLFKIPRIVLGENETFVGAEKWLESNGVEVVNVHNKECKNLMDRFIKEKPEVWNEDIGE
- a CDS encoding uncharacterized protein (BUSCO:EOG09261404), with translation MTSKFLGVYTALYDYDAQTEEELSIKQDDILYLLEKSETDDWWKVKKRVLDADVAEPVGLVPSTYIEPTKVQSKATAMYDYDKQTDEELSFKEGTLFDVYDTSDGNWTLVGTSGGAEFGFVPANYIEIGDSGAASGEMQNLNVYGSTSALGKFPKPPQRVERDEAGSEEGSEGVGRNEEGSEGVGRNEERNEESEGNRRNEESKRDQRNQRNEGDERDQRDQRNTETASAAESEDEAPAMPRRPQNGRGVAGGESQPPEEEEAPQMPRRPDSSPSEEFYKDEFFTWKVYEIEGKKKREAVLEIGDSQVFITPEGSSSPRSWTVRDLTNYNNEKKHVFLDFKNPAASYELHAGSKDAANAIVSILADMKGLTSMSALKDIEEASKPSHRPQGKILYDFSAASPDELTCYEGDLVYIVNDRKSKEWWMVENIATGKKGVVPSNYIKVVGGEEAGGGSWRKLFGRKGKSATSGSSQGPRKNRKNSARGEEASAAAAAAAQENAAQEKAVQAREARLERERQELARERRRQDRRARELKTYEERQRVRLADERERERAKRPHHGKRDLSKPNPHRVRTWIDRTGAFKVEAEFLGVQDGKIHLHKINGVKIAVAAQKLSVEDLEYVERLMGVSLDRYKVENKKDRKDKKDKKEKEEKEVTGGAESAGKKHPKDQPDKESPVSEKSYEYWFNFFLACGVDANMCEQYSRTFAREQMDDSVLEDITQPLLRTLGLKEGDVLKVMRHLDDKFDRRKSQQHSGGSQAGGTQAGGLFSGSDGSLKDNSGNPEGKSEGRPQDSEKPKTSGSKFEDEAWAIRPASRAGGEEEKPAAQPQAQLTGSIQDLLDLKPMEPTKKPQAQPAEQPSVPAATPVPVRPVTTTNAAPVQPVAAQPTASSVRVPLSAMPTGFVPISMIPALTGQQTGFLPVTTFGQQPTGVLPLPQTTFGQPPATLVKLQPTGVTIQKTGPMQTGFQSMPTGFQSMPTGFQPIQTGIQPMQTQPIQTGFQPMQTGFQPMQTQPMQTGFQPIQAQPMQTGFQPMQTQPMQMPQTSFQQPQTSFQQPQTSFGVNQLTGMMASTSLASQQAQQSNQPLMAQPTGLGFGNGPQLPAQKTGRQANLANATPDNPFGF